A portion of the Bacteroides faecium genome contains these proteins:
- a CDS encoding PKD domain-containing protein produces the protein MKVFTVKLTIVGISVVMCMAIAAVIRFNWEEKTVRASITPVDIHLGESITLKDSTAGATAWLWELGNGDTLSVRSATYTFPEAGKYQVRLLVNNSISAKFVVNVHAFHTDGREEKPVKIIAPDIAIQGEFIIFKGEGESKEWRWEFGESGIIDSRDKNAIYAYMQPGTYEVQLSTEDTRYPVRHTLEVLPRYENNDTVDVLGAIGEDIRIKLQAVADGEPFTENYHYVLDNYLCSNPDAMVIVNGKLRNDFYSYCQGLKIIGLKTTVIEHVSVTIDPQEEQCINKLNITQYESEE, from the coding sequence ATGAAAGTATTTACAGTAAAATTGACCATTGTCGGTATATCAGTTGTCATGTGTATGGCTATAGCCGCTGTTATCCGTTTCAATTGGGAAGAAAAAACTGTGCGTGCTTCGATAACGCCTGTTGATATCCACTTGGGTGAAAGTATCACACTTAAAGATAGCACAGCCGGTGCGACAGCATGGTTATGGGAATTAGGCAATGGGGATACGTTGTCCGTGCGTTCAGCCACTTATACTTTTCCTGAAGCGGGGAAATATCAGGTAAGGCTTTTGGTTAACAATTCCATTTCCGCCAAATTCGTTGTGAATGTGCATGCGTTTCATACTGATGGGAGAGAGGAAAAACCAGTGAAAATTATAGCTCCGGATATAGCTATTCAGGGAGAGTTCATCATATTCAAGGGAGAAGGTGAATCGAAAGAGTGGCGTTGGGAATTCGGGGAATCCGGAATCATAGATTCCAGGGACAAGAATGCCATTTATGCATATATGCAGCCCGGCACTTATGAGGTGCAGCTTTCTACCGAAGATACCCGATATCCGGTCAGGCATACGCTGGAAGTGCTTCCCCGGTATGAGAATAATGACACGGTCGATGTTTTAGGAGCCATCGGAGAAGATATAAGGATCAAGTTGCAGGCGGTGGCGGACGGAGAACCGTTTACCGAGAATTACCATTATGTTCTGGATAATTATTTGTGTTCTAATCCGGATGCCATGGTCATAGTGAATGGAAAGCTGCGCAATGATTTTTACTCTTATTGCCAGGGGTTGAAGATAATAGGACTGAAAACAACCGTTATTGAGCATGTTTCCGTTACTATTGACCCTCAAGAGGAACAGTGTATCAACAAATTAAACATCACACAATATGAATCGGAAGAATAA
- the tssR gene encoding type VI secretion system protein TssR domain-containing protein, with protein sequence MNRKNNPIRKILRVRISLLLYTTIVMLASCAPVNRFTRLKKVPGEYARNYEIGGIKMEQKFLEHATPWIVFSAKDGNMSHNYPGGRIRRKEFGFLEPFFVIKEKGKHIAVVKYSPDLAEGLKLKERKNAKYYGWIRKSDLLLRQESETDVYTGLKNKYIITLTDTAAVNHSSSCLSTDSAYVFADPDLTIRRGGIPVYSIVYLLKKSEKGNSGLISSAPEIYADSVAGQVLGWISTDLLQKKGARLHGKLYPSPVDAPSLKYVPVLSMKHQQDSTVLQVCRSIPVIDRSANFILNTKGGRITYPRYEQLQTDLKKINIVFAVEGQKEMQAEFPGMVNVIQNLVQTLRENPDGFGYRIGVCTPFRKNGNRSESPFVVQPCTDYISFMDSLSEVALHINNFSVQEEQVWSTLHKSVDMLEKYKNETNIIVFVGTKGYGGESPSLSLAKKTAGNNCRILAFQLYAGEKFTYDNFVLQMKNLITLSADSISEKKKEMLVSAVHLREKNSWRQGHKNIYSLDFPDASMSQGWLLFPEKEKKMTWDKLSFSTDTLISQIKQDNSMLLHELDKAFMSMGNSKTIFSSAAASYLNIRNDNLPASLLNCFAYSSPLLFIPGQFRYSSGNMPEYFLLLNKEEMDNLRSFIEGLSSFEVDYVEEASFYLPTGKIRKQLCRYLFRKVNENRLCGMSKKRVGEMKLADILSVITGCPASLSFPVNPTLEELKKKWVVTDELLDAMLQYIASKKRLLDTGYKKESFISNGQSYYWLRCDMLP encoded by the coding sequence ATGAATCGGAAGAATAACCCAATCCGGAAAATACTCAGAGTCCGGATATCACTGCTTTTGTATACTACCATTGTCATGCTGGCTTCCTGCGCTCCGGTGAACCGTTTTACCCGTTTGAAGAAGGTTCCCGGCGAATATGCCCGAAATTATGAGATAGGCGGGATAAAGATGGAACAGAAATTCCTGGAGCATGCCACTCCCTGGATTGTATTTTCTGCTAAAGATGGGAATATGTCTCATAACTATCCCGGCGGAAGAATCAGACGTAAAGAATTCGGATTTTTAGAACCTTTCTTTGTTATAAAAGAAAAGGGCAAGCATATTGCCGTGGTGAAATATTCTCCTGATTTGGCAGAAGGTTTAAAACTGAAAGAGCGTAAAAATGCTAAATACTATGGTTGGATACGTAAATCGGACTTATTACTCCGTCAGGAATCTGAAACAGACGTATATACTGGATTGAAAAACAAATATATCATAACGCTTACGGATACAGCGGCAGTCAATCATTCTTCCTCCTGTTTGTCAACTGATTCCGCTTATGTTTTTGCCGATCCCGACTTGACAATCAGAAGAGGGGGGATTCCCGTTTATTCGATTGTCTATTTGCTTAAAAAATCGGAAAAGGGAAACTCCGGACTTATTTCATCAGCACCGGAGATATATGCAGACAGCGTTGCAGGACAGGTGTTGGGGTGGATTAGTACAGATTTGTTGCAGAAGAAAGGTGCCCGGCTTCATGGGAAATTATATCCTTCCCCGGTTGATGCCCCCTCTTTAAAATATGTTCCGGTTCTTTCTATGAAACATCAGCAGGATTCGACTGTGCTACAGGTTTGCCGGTCAATTCCGGTTATCGACAGGAGTGCAAATTTTATCCTTAATACAAAAGGGGGACGCATTACCTATCCACGCTATGAACAGTTACAAACAGACTTGAAGAAAATTAATATAGTTTTTGCTGTAGAAGGACAGAAGGAGATGCAGGCTGAGTTTCCCGGTATGGTGAATGTCATACAGAACCTGGTTCAAACTCTTCGGGAGAATCCGGACGGATTTGGGTATCGTATCGGTGTCTGTACTCCTTTTCGAAAGAACGGGAATCGGTCCGAATCTCCTTTTGTGGTACAGCCATGCACGGATTATATTTCTTTTATGGATTCGTTGTCCGAGGTAGCTTTACATATAAACAACTTCAGCGTGCAGGAAGAACAAGTGTGGTCAACTTTGCATAAGAGTGTCGATATGCTTGAAAAGTATAAGAATGAGACTAATATAATAGTGTTTGTCGGGACGAAAGGGTATGGCGGAGAGTCTCCTTCGCTATCGCTGGCGAAGAAAACAGCAGGGAACAATTGCAGGATATTGGCTTTCCAATTGTATGCAGGTGAGAAATTTACCTATGATAACTTTGTACTCCAGATGAAAAATCTCATTACCCTGTCGGCAGACAGTATCTCCGAAAAGAAAAAAGAAATGCTGGTATCTGCTGTCCATTTGCGTGAAAAGAATAGTTGGAGACAAGGACATAAAAACATCTATAGCCTCGATTTTCCGGATGCAAGCATGTCTCAGGGCTGGTTGTTGTTTCCTGAAAAGGAGAAGAAGATGACTTGGGATAAATTGTCATTTTCCACAGACACTTTGATAAGTCAGATAAAGCAGGATAATAGTATGTTATTGCATGAGTTGGATAAAGCCTTTATGAGTATGGGAAACTCTAAAACAATATTCAGTTCCGCTGCAGCTTCATACTTGAACATTCGCAATGACAATTTGCCTGCAAGTCTGCTGAATTGTTTTGCATATAGTTCTCCTTTGTTATTTATACCCGGGCAATTTCGGTATTCATCCGGAAATATGCCTGAATATTTCCTTCTGCTGAACAAAGAGGAAATGGATAATTTGCGTTCTTTTATAGAAGGATTGTCTTCTTTTGAAGTCGATTATGTGGAAGAAGCCTCTTTTTATCTTCCTACCGGAAAAATCCGTAAACAATTGTGCAGATATCTTTTTAGGAAAGTGAATGAGAATAGATTGTGCGGGATGAGTAAGAAGCGGGTAGGAGAGATGAAACTGGCGGACATCCTGTCTGTGATAACGGGATGTCCTGCCAGTCTTTCTTTTCCGGTAAATCCTACATTGGAAGAATTGAAAAAGAAATGGGTTGTTACAGATGAACTTTTAGATGCCATGCTACAATATATAGCATCCAAAAAGCGACTTTTGGACACCGGATATAAGAAAGAGAGTTTTATATCCAACGGACAGTCTTATTATTGGCTCCGGTGTGATATGTTGCCTTGA
- the tssD gene encoding type VI secretion system tube protein TssD: MAFKGQLNFKGKTWDVLDCSYKFTRDVDSKGRPASPIYGGKIYIHIESTPDSIILENMTNQFKPHSGTITFKKGDEDAKMKELKWDNGYITDFEEALNSIGVHPMTTRFVISAQKISVGNAHYEEDWPED, encoded by the coding sequence ATGGCATTTAAAGGACAATTAAATTTCAAAGGTAAAACATGGGACGTGTTGGATTGCAGTTATAAATTCACCAGGGACGTAGACTCGAAAGGGAGACCTGCATCTCCTATCTACGGGGGCAAAATTTATATACATATAGAATCTACTCCCGATTCTATTATTTTAGAGAATATGACCAACCAGTTTAAGCCCCACTCCGGCACTATCACCTTCAAGAAAGGTGACGAAGATGCAAAAATGAAGGAATTGAAATGGGACAACGGTTATATCACTGACTTTGAGGAAGCCTTGAACAGTATAGGCGTTCATCCTATGACTACCCGGTTTGTCATCAGCGCACAGAAAATCAGTGTAGGAAATGCACATTATGAAGAGGACTGGCCGGAAGACTAA
- a CDS encoding type VI secretion system baseplate subunit TssF, whose product MNSKENIINRMYKHAMSYLGIKKIENLDPLIKLLLEGLASELFSISQEIEEGNRRMLDKIARILIPDLSICHMPAHGIVHMRSQRSRHMITTETGVFCESTHERKSNAVTFYPVKDTTIHAGDVRRILHLGNIYEIDENMTKNHIAHSYLPKTEPIIRILWIGVDLASNLDNMDTLTFFFNLPARKDRQKLYSLLSYAKWSIEGVPLICKPDLLYNIGTHDIFEIYDTDITIRKDILACYANQFYSVGWNRSLDEVERRYLPAELEDVYPEELCREQKQKLYWFKMELPLQFDTDAIEGMEIYINAVVVENKYLNTLTAETGNPATIIPLELKPGHHFLSVSEVSDSLNRVYRSIPRVTEENREEGVYTIKHGGCERLNSSELKDSLYRQMNLIYDHSALLPTANKNMLVTQMSQIHEIFESINKIFSKIDATVAPHSYLIVDALKNTDILYVSYWTTLCEAANNILSGTPLNLLAESAFIDNNAMFLTTTRGGKNIQKSRESLTAYKYLLTSRDRIFTEYDIIDYCRKELDGILISIDVKKGFVKSEFPQEGLIRSIDIYLKIQGDVDSSILEDLRNKLVSRSPSSFHYRIFLTDKQEIENEK is encoded by the coding sequence ATGAACTCGAAAGAAAATATTATCAACCGCATGTATAAACATGCAATGAGTTATCTGGGAATCAAGAAAATAGAAAATCTTGACCCCTTGATTAAACTCTTGCTGGAAGGATTGGCATCCGAATTATTTTCCATCTCCCAAGAGATTGAAGAAGGTAATCGCAGAATGTTGGATAAAATAGCCCGGATACTGATTCCGGACTTATCAATCTGTCATATGCCGGCCCACGGCATCGTACATATGCGTTCGCAAAGAAGCAGGCATATGATTACAACAGAAACAGGCGTGTTTTGCGAGTCAACCCACGAAAGAAAAAGCAATGCTGTCACCTTTTATCCTGTTAAGGATACTACTATCCATGCCGGAGATGTCCGCCGGATTTTACACTTGGGAAATATCTACGAAATTGATGAGAATATGACAAAAAATCATATTGCCCACAGCTATCTCCCGAAGACTGAACCTATAATCCGGATTTTGTGGATAGGGGTTGATTTAGCGTCGAACCTGGATAATATGGATACGCTCACTTTCTTTTTTAATCTTCCGGCACGAAAAGACCGGCAGAAATTATACTCACTTCTGAGTTATGCCAAATGGAGTATCGAAGGGGTCCCACTTATTTGTAAACCTGACTTGCTTTACAATATCGGTACACACGATATATTTGAGATCTATGATACGGATATCACAATCAGAAAAGACATACTGGCATGTTATGCCAATCAATTCTATTCTGTCGGCTGGAATCGTTCGCTTGATGAAGTCGAACGCCGCTATTTGCCTGCCGAACTGGAAGATGTTTATCCTGAAGAGCTTTGCCGGGAACAGAAACAAAAGCTGTACTGGTTCAAAATGGAACTCCCGCTACAGTTCGACACGGACGCAATCGAAGGTATGGAAATTTATATCAACGCTGTGGTTGTGGAAAATAAATATTTGAACACGTTGACTGCCGAGACCGGAAACCCGGCAACAATCATCCCCTTGGAGTTGAAACCCGGCCATCATTTTCTCTCTGTATCAGAAGTATCGGACTCTTTGAACAGAGTGTACCGAAGCATACCCCGAGTGACGGAAGAAAACCGGGAAGAAGGTGTATATACAATAAAACACGGTGGATGCGAACGACTGAATTCCAGCGAGCTGAAAGATTCATTATATCGCCAGATGAACTTGATTTATGATCACAGCGCTCTGCTACCCACCGCCAATAAAAACATGCTCGTCACACAAATGTCCCAAATACATGAGATATTTGAATCCATAAACAAAATTTTCTCGAAGATAGACGCTACGGTAGCCCCTCATTCGTATCTGATAGTAGACGCACTTAAAAACACAGACATTCTATATGTTTCCTATTGGACTACTTTGTGCGAAGCCGCCAATAACATCTTATCAGGCACTCCTCTGAACCTTCTGGCCGAATCGGCATTTATTGACAATAATGCAATGTTCCTCACAACAACAAGAGGAGGAAAAAATATACAAAAATCAAGAGAAAGCCTTACAGCATACAAGTATTTGCTGACAAGCAGAGACCGGATCTTCACCGAATATGATATTATTGATTATTGCCGGAAAGAACTGGATGGCATACTTATATCTATAGATGTAAAAAAAGGATTTGTAAAAAGTGAATTTCCACAAGAAGGATTAATAAGAAGTATCGATATTTATCTGAAAATACAGGGAGACGTAGATTCTTCCATATTGGAAGACTTGAGGAATAAACTGGTATCACGTTCTCCATCGAGTTTCCATTACCGTATTTTTCTGACAGATAAACAGGAGATTGAAAATGAAAAATAA
- a CDS encoding helix-turn-helix domain-containing protein yields MTIFTAPQFTPCVNYLPEFINGFTYWELKEGETSIQANKENNHIIFVITGQLSITCDQFENILVHKEEMIFLPNNSNCSYKVLSASQMIVFTFDRFRNQCDKYTFQKLAEKTEEMSYTLRAVSIHELLKDYVLLLVRYLQKGINCPHLHEEKQQELFILLRACYTKQEILHFFYPLITHNIDFRQIVLEQYPKAKNVSELARLTGYNLSDFRNKFLVNFGVPAYQWMQKRKSCSIKFRLITENTDIATISDEFGFSSPAHFNKFCKKQFGVPPALLRKQLKAQYEK; encoded by the coding sequence ATGACTATATTTACCGCTCCTCAATTTACTCCGTGTGTAAATTATCTTCCCGAATTTATTAATGGCTTCACCTATTGGGAACTGAAGGAAGGAGAGACATCTATCCAGGCTAATAAAGAAAATAATCATATAATCTTTGTTATCACCGGACAATTGTCAATCACCTGCGACCAATTTGAAAACATCCTTGTACATAAGGAAGAGATGATTTTTCTTCCGAATAATTCCAATTGCAGTTATAAGGTGTTATCAGCGTCACAAATGATAGTTTTCACTTTTGACAGGTTCAGAAACCAGTGCGATAAATATACATTCCAGAAATTGGCGGAAAAAACTGAAGAGATGAGCTATACATTAAGAGCGGTAAGTATACATGAGCTGCTAAAAGACTATGTCCTGTTGTTGGTACGATATCTTCAAAAGGGGATTAACTGCCCTCACCTGCATGAAGAGAAACAGCAGGAATTGTTCATCCTGTTACGTGCATGTTATACAAAACAAGAAATATTGCATTTTTTTTATCCGTTAATTACGCACAATATCGACTTTAGGCAAATCGTTTTGGAGCAATATCCAAAAGCTAAAAATGTAAGTGAACTTGCCCGTTTGACAGGTTATAACCTATCGGATTTCCGGAATAAATTCCTTGTCAATTTTGGAGTGCCGGCCTATCAATGGATGCAAAAGAGGAAAAGCTGCAGTATAAAATTCAGATTAATAACGGAAAACACGGATATAGCCACCATATCTGATGAGTTCGGTTTTTCCTCTCCGGCTCACTTCAACAAGTTCTGTAAAAAACAATTCGGAGTGCCGCCGGCATTGTTAAGGAAACAGCTCAAAGCGCAATATGAAAAATAA
- a CDS encoding FimB/Mfa2 family fimbrial subunit, whose protein sequence is MMKKNLLIVLAFAGALCTSCSQEDTFSTTVPQKAGNDLFKFNLPLRADDKTGGIVSSLHAYAFSNGNYLRKFENIDVSTDNFQLSLPADKQKTLYFLANHSALTVDENTFSETELLKVTGSTDTTTPPPVFLYAKASVGSNTSERVDISLIRSVARIDINPGTDNKMSIDSIRFTGGADRTFLFSDTPSTIPADAAGVIYTKRYSTPLVGGVSDAENSEVFYAYENGAKEAEISVFGKYNGIDVEVNAKVPSMVRNHIYTIKLQGVGQIISGSIEISPWETGDDIIATPVI, encoded by the coding sequence ATGATGAAAAAAAATCTATTAATAGTGCTCGCCTTTGCCGGAGCGCTATGTACTTCCTGTTCACAGGAAGATACTTTTTCTACTACTGTACCCCAAAAAGCGGGCAACGATTTGTTCAAGTTCAATCTTCCGCTCCGTGCAGACGACAAAACCGGTGGAATTGTCAGTTCGCTACATGCTTATGCTTTTAGCAACGGAAACTATCTCAGGAAATTTGAGAATATTGATGTCAGCACCGATAATTTTCAACTTTCACTGCCGGCGGATAAACAGAAAACACTGTATTTCCTTGCAAACCATTCTGCCCTGACCGTAGATGAAAATACATTTTCGGAAACGGAACTGCTGAAAGTCACCGGCAGCACGGACACAACTACTCCACCGCCGGTATTTTTATATGCGAAAGCTTCTGTGGGCAGTAACACCAGTGAAAGGGTAGATATTTCTCTAATCCGTAGTGTTGCCCGCATCGACATTAATCCGGGAACTGACAATAAGATGAGTATCGACAGTATCAGATTTACGGGTGGAGCAGACCGGACTTTTCTTTTCTCCGATACACCTTCCACCATCCCGGCTGATGCTGCCGGAGTGATTTATACAAAGAGATACAGTACCCCTCTCGTCGGCGGAGTGTCTGATGCTGAAAATTCAGAGGTGTTCTACGCATATGAAAATGGGGCGAAAGAAGCTGAGATCAGCGTTTTTGGGAAATATAACGGGATTGATGTGGAAGTAAATGCCAAAGTTCCCTCAATGGTGAGAAATCATATCTACACTATCAAGCTGCAAGGAGTAGGGCAAATTATCAGTGGAAGCATAGAAATATCACCTTGGGAAACAGGAGATGATATTATTGCAACTCCGGTGATTTAG
- a CDS encoding fimbrial protein produces MKKINRIFITALTIAILSSCMSEEACPEKDNIYSFQIQIPSLTGSGNNESNDVVNTLDAYIFNNKGKSIRHFKRIEMNQEGMIRLALDATQEIGSVYFLANYPNIPDNEVATEADLINRSTSQTTESPDKYFMTSSFKSATTGSIREELSFTRSASRIDLSTGDNPLLEIDSITISNVADRSYLFPHSEHSTPENTRFTTYTRRFASSPARRTGETLKGLFYVYENGMETANVSVYGRYNGVNSRIDLDIPNIYRNYLYTITLKPVGQIIEGSIKTEGWQEGGEITAGNVHTKTII; encoded by the coding sequence ATGAAAAAAATAAATAGAATATTCATTACCGCTTTAACCATTGCCATTCTTTCTTCCTGCATGTCTGAAGAAGCATGCCCCGAAAAAGACAATATTTATAGCTTTCAGATACAGATACCATCCCTCACAGGAAGCGGTAATAACGAAAGTAACGATGTAGTCAATACGCTGGATGCTTATATTTTTAATAACAAAGGAAAGAGTATCCGACATTTCAAGAGGATAGAGATGAACCAGGAGGGAATGATCCGGCTGGCACTTGATGCAACCCAGGAAATCGGCAGTGTCTATTTTTTGGCTAACTATCCGAATATACCGGATAATGAGGTTGCCACTGAAGCCGATTTGATAAACCGGAGTACTTCACAGACTACAGAATCGCCCGATAAATATTTCATGACTTCTTCATTCAAATCCGCTACAACCGGAAGCATTCGGGAAGAGCTTTCTTTCACTCGAAGCGCTTCGAGAATAGACCTGAGCACCGGTGATAACCCATTGCTGGAGATAGACAGCATCACCATCAGCAATGTTGCGGATCGCAGCTATTTATTTCCACATTCCGAACATTCTACTCCCGAAAACACTCGGTTCACGACTTACACCAGAAGGTTTGCTTCTTCGCCTGCAAGAAGAACGGGAGAAACACTGAAGGGCCTATTTTATGTTTACGAGAATGGCATGGAGACTGCAAACGTATCGGTATATGGACGTTACAACGGAGTGAACAGCCGGATTGACCTCGACATACCGAATATTTACCGCAATTATTTATACACGATTACGTTGAAACCTGTCGGTCAGATTATAGAAGGGAGTATAAAAACCGAAGGCTGGCAGGAAGGGGGAGAAATTACTGCAGGAAACGTACATACAAAAACTATTATATAA
- a CDS encoding FISUMP domain-containing protein, whose protein sequence is MKRTYINKNGYLAIMLILVILSACKGQTDEEMTSSDGTALFQISDRLGETSDREISYYTFKDNMLYKTGHGLVSPFRLSVPPNARVFFFSGETEPAGLAAVATGKTTLDEFLAIRTEESEYPVDFYTGSLLRTDNSAYRIPLSIGVAQIDMDATSSDLLRISSIHIENVPASTLLFSQEHPASSTSKVARTYEFTPPAGGKKENIFRIYESNTPVIFSVEGEYDGIPLSFKASLPQVSRNTKYTLKVMNAGTEVTGFFSIDEWTQTDTVNTAAHADEKLLIDMEHSVFPAGTVVSDSRQSLDVPYTGGDITLAFMAESAVDFESVIDELSNLQTSLPEVRREDDRILTKYHIHVKGQGDNTLPYMTTLNVKSVLRQHSTNNISLIVGCPPLYIREVTLGGRTWMNFNARSRTPDDQIYPMKGYDVEGMYKHEWLNTLGGMFQYGRNYIYVPWESGVDNQGNQTVDLPWMEAKNTPCPEGYRIPTATELFQLLGNGSGVPGSWDYNGERITASEVIASNDTVKINGVSGVAKFLKLAGAGGGCMYIPYGGTKSSISPSPEDPKFEQGFRLWCADDERKDGQAMSIYYGNLIQAETPIKSVKLSEISKKSYAYVRCIKDMNSK, encoded by the coding sequence ATGAAGAGAACTTATATTAATAAAAATGGCTATTTAGCCATCATGCTCATTTTGGTTATACTGTCGGCATGTAAAGGACAAACGGACGAAGAAATGACATCATCAGACGGAACCGCGCTTTTTCAAATCAGTGACCGGCTCGGGGAAACGTCCGACAGGGAAATAAGCTACTATACCTTCAAAGATAATATGTTGTACAAAACAGGGCACGGGCTGGTTTCCCCATTCCGCCTGTCCGTTCCCCCTAACGCACGTGTTTTCTTTTTTTCCGGTGAGACGGAACCCGCCGGGCTGGCAGCCGTGGCAACAGGCAAAACAACATTGGACGAGTTTTTGGCAATCCGTACCGAAGAATCCGAATATCCTGTCGATTTTTATACAGGCAGCTTGCTCAGAACGGACAATTCTGCCTACCGCATACCACTTTCTATCGGGGTGGCGCAGATAGACATGGATGCTACTTCTTCCGACCTGCTTCGCATCAGCAGCATCCATATAGAGAATGTGCCCGCTTCTACCCTGCTTTTTTCACAGGAACATCCGGCAAGTTCCACTTCGAAAGTGGCTCGAACTTACGAATTTACTCCTCCGGCAGGCGGAAAGAAAGAGAACATATTCAGAATATACGAAAGCAACACTCCCGTGATTTTCAGCGTAGAAGGCGAATATGACGGTATTCCGCTATCGTTCAAAGCTTCACTGCCTCAAGTTTCAAGAAATACGAAATATACCCTCAAAGTTATGAACGCAGGTACTGAAGTGACCGGTTTTTTCAGCATTGACGAATGGACACAGACGGATACGGTAAATACAGCCGCACATGCGGACGAAAAGTTATTGATAGATATGGAACACTCTGTTTTTCCGGCAGGAACTGTCGTGTCGGATTCAAGACAGTCACTCGATGTACCTTATACCGGCGGTGACATCACACTTGCTTTCATGGCAGAGAGCGCTGTAGATTTTGAGTCTGTCATAGACGAATTGTCCAACTTACAGACAAGCTTGCCTGAAGTACGGAGAGAAGATGATAGGATACTAACCAAATACCATATCCATGTAAAAGGCCAGGGAGACAACACATTGCCCTATATGACTACACTGAACGTAAAAAGTGTTCTCAGGCAGCATTCGACAAACAATATCTCTCTGATAGTAGGATGCCCGCCACTATACATCCGCGAAGTCACTTTGGGCGGAAGGACATGGATGAATTTTAACGCACGGTCGCGCACCCCGGACGACCAGATTTATCCGATGAAAGGATATGACGTGGAAGGGATGTATAAGCATGAATGGCTGAATACGCTGGGAGGCATGTTTCAGTACGGACGCAATTATATATATGTCCCATGGGAATCGGGAGTGGACAACCAGGGGAATCAAACTGTTGATTTACCGTGGATGGAAGCGAAAAACACACCTTGCCCCGAAGGGTACCGCATACCGACCGCGACGGAATTATTCCAATTACTCGGTAACGGTTCGGGAGTTCCCGGTTCATGGGATTATAATGGGGAACGGATTACCGCAAGTGAAGTAATCGCCAGCAACGACACTGTCAAAATAAACGGCGTAAGCGGCGTAGCCAAATTTCTGAAACTTGCAGGAGCCGGAGGCGGATGTATGTATATTCCTTATGGTGGGACAAAATCATCCATCAGCCCGTCTCCCGAAGACCCGAAATTCGAACAAGGTTTCCGGTTATGGTGTGCTGACGACGAACGGAAGGACGGACAGGCAATGAGCATATATTACGGAAACCTGATACAGGCCGAGACTCCCATAAAAAGCGTCAAACTCAGCGAAATAAGTAAAAAATCATATGCCTATGTCAGGTGTATCAAAGATATGAACAGTAAATAA